The Mercurialis annua linkage group LG2, ddMerAnnu1.2, whole genome shotgun sequence genome contains a region encoding:
- the LOC126666866 gene encoding nuclear pore complex protein NUP160 isoform X3, whose amino-acid sequence MPMIHILRLHCVFGDRISLSVESPMQSIPLQEGEFIDFKLASDKLWILKDNGLVFHNLFHTNENEKEARCYALQEEFVAEQLFQNSALSSDDLLSIIYSTFSYSKDHIVPFVSSIFLRRLLHPGVYHNFILRSTLLDYNRHWTDAEFQSLTVGGLKREVCSLIEHEAVGEIPTSMFSSWKHFCARYFHNWCAQNPPSGFLVQSSAGVIGLIRKNSISLFRDVEKIEVLIDGSADEFLDLISFELELANDNTEREILMEVLRCIIIMSQQFGKAASAIFYESIIGTSNISSEDIVPRLLKILETGYSSMVSSFHASNLGRDFALQKEQADHKNLRKFSVKMLFSLHALHNKADSWDKILTIIESYLQFLVPKKVIQKLDAGMSFDINISILVQATSQIAKLMFDSALDVLLFVSYLLNISGQINLLPDEISKIQLELVPMVQEIVFEWSIIHFLCTIPSESPAIEDFSSQLSSLQIDGSTDRRSWNGKLGKCDYTLAFILAVTSQTSSSRDTNEPSSHLPNPENILSLVQNFTSWIIWGQSREESNSFLKRSNELAIILLRHSQYEAVEYLLNIVESNLRREKIYKTIQDTDGNWCVLQHLLGCCLLAQGRYGFQGIMKERKVCEAIRCFFRASSGQGALEALQALSHDAGLPHIGFGNLLEGFVSSAAWKLHYYQWAMQLFEQYNIGEGAYQFALAALEQVDEALSQKGSCERELLNESDTSIKGRLWANVFKFTLDLNHLYDAYCAILSNPDEDSKYICLRRFIIVLYERGAMKVLCGGQIPFIGLGEKIEQELVWKAARSDIMTKPNPYKLLYAFEMHRHNWRKAATYMYSYSTRLRTEVVLKDHQHISLVLQERLNGLSATINALRLVHPAYAWIDPLLEENSLNECYPSKKAKKTEDQQFGSDIQPQRPNFYIDVEKVENEFVLTSAQYLLSLVDVKWIFSGTDYAPSDLVDLLVQSNIYDMAFTVLLRFWTGSGLKREFEKIFSAMSLKCCPNTSGFSSAGNDLKNRGLLLTSSNEDVVVHGSPDIGFMSHQFGATMQWETLELYLEKYKAFHAGLPVTVAETLLRTDPWIELPLWLVHMFKDFRRERTWGMTGQESNPASLLRLYVNYGRFMDATNLLLEYMESFASVRPSDLIHRKRPFAAWFPYSTIERLWCQLDELINSGHMVEQCHKLKKLLHGALLNHLKILKVDSDDTLSSAAC is encoded by the exons ATGCCGATGATCCACATTCTAAGACTCCACTGTGTTTTTGGGGACAGGATCAGTTTGTCAGTGGAGTCTCCAATGCAAAGTATTCCCCTTCAGGAG GGGGAATTCATTGACTTCAAACTTGCTTCAGATAAACTATGGATATTGAAGGACAATGGATTAGTGtttcataatttatttcataCAAATGAGAATGA GAAGGAAGCCAGGTGCTATGCTTTGCAAGAAGAATTTGTTGCTGAACAACTATTTCAAAATTCTGCACTTTCTTCAGATGATCTTCTTTCGATTATTTATTCCACATTCTCGTATTCAAAG GATCATATTGTGCCATTTGTCTCTTCTATCTTTCTGCGTAGGCTGCTTCATCCTGGagtatatcataattttattctcCGTTCAACTCTACTGGATTACAACAGGCATTGGACTGATGCAGAATTCCAGTCCTTGACTGTTGGTGGTCTGAAGAGAGAAGTTTGTTCGCTAATTGAACATGag GCTGTCGGTGAAATTCCAACATCAATGTTTTCTTCATGGAAACATTTCTGTGCTCGCTATTTTCACAATTGGTGCGCGCAGAATCCACCTTCTGGTTTTTTAGTTCAGTCCTCTGCTGGTGTTATTGGTTTAATAAGAAAGAATTCGATATCATTATTCCGTGACGTGGAGAAAATTGAGGTGCTTATTGATG GCTCTGCTGATGAATTTCTTGATTTGATCAGCTTTGAATTGGAGTTAGCTAATGATAATACTGAGCGTGAGATTCTTATGGAAGTGCTTAGATGCATCATAATTATGAGCCAACAATTTGGGAAAGCAGCTTCTGCTATATTTTATGAATCAATTATTGGCACATCAAATATTTCATCTGAAGATATTGTTCCTCGCTTGCTCAAGATTCTGGAAACTGGATACAGTTCAATGGTGTCATCATTTCACGCATCTAATCTTGGACGTGACTTTGCTTTGCAAAAGGAACAAGCAGATCATAAAAATTTGAGGAAATTCTCAGTTAAAATGTTATTTTCTCTCCATGCTTTACACAATAAAGCTGATTCATGGGACAAAATCTTGACTATAATAGAGAGCTATCTGCAATTTCTTGTACCCAAAAAGGTCATACAAAAATTAGATGCTGGTATGTCATTTGATATCAACATTTCCATTTTGGTCCAGGCTACTTCTCAAATTGCTAAGTTGATGTTTGATTCTGCATTGGACGTTCTTCTATTTGTGAGTTACCTTCTCAATATTAGTGGACAG ATAAATTTGTTGCCTGATGAGATATCAAAAATACAACTTGAGCTTGTTCCAATGGTTCAAGAAATTGTTTTTGAGTGGTCGATTATTCATTTCCTTTGTACGATTCCATCCGAATCTCCTGCAATTGAAGATTTCAGTTCCCAGCTCTCATCACTGCAAATAG ATGGGAGCACAGATAGACGATCATGGAATGGGAAACTGGGTAAATGTGATTATACATTGGCTTTTATACTTGCAGTAACAAGTCAAACCTCCTCCTCTAGAGACACAAATGAACCTTCTTCACATCTCCCAAATCCAGAGAACATCCTTAGTTTAGTGCAGAACTTTACTAGCTGGATTATTTGGGGACAGTCTAGGGAAGAATCTAATTCTTTCTTAAAGCGGTCAAATGAACTTGCAATTATTCTCCTTAGGCATAGCCAGTATGAAGCTGTTGAG TACCTGCTAAATATTGTGGAGTCCAACTTACGAAGggagaaaatttataaaactattcAAGACACTGATGGCAATTGGTGTGTGCTTCAACATCTTTTGGGATGTTGTCTCCTTGCTCAGGGGCGATATGGATTCCAAGGAATCATGAAAGAAAGGAAAGTCTGTGAGGCTATTCGCTGTTTTTTCAG AGCTTCTTCTGGGCAAGGAGCTTTGGAAGCTTTGCAGGCTTTGTCTCATGATGCTGGACTGCCACACATTGGTTTTGGTAACTTATTGG AGGGCTTTGTATCATCTGCTGCATGGAAGCTTCATTACTATCAATGGGCCATGCAGTTATTTGAGCAATACAACATTGGTGAGGGTGCCTATCAGTTTGCTCTGGCAGCACTTGAGCAGGTTGATGAAGCTCTAAGTCAGAAAGGTTCTTGTGAAAGAGAGTTGCTCAATGAATCAGACACTTCCATCAAAGGACGACTTTGGGCTAATGTCTTTAAGTTTACTTTGGATCTCAATCACTTATATGATGCATATTGTGCCATACTTTCTAATCCAGATGAGGATAGCAAGTATATCTGTCTGAGGCGTTTCATAATAGTTCTTTATGAGCGTGGAGCTATGAAG GTACTTTGTGGTGGTCAAATACCTTTTATAGGATTAGGAGAGAAGATTGAACAAGAGCTTGTATGGAAG GCTGCACGTTCAGATATCATGACGAAGCCAAACCCCTATAAGTTACTGTATGCATTTGAAATGCATCGGCATAACTGGCGAAAGGCGGCGACCTACATGTACTCCTACTCAACTCGCTTGAGAACTGAAGTAGTTCTGAAAGATCACCAGCATATATCACTAGTACTGCAAGAGAGGCTTAATGGGCTTAGTGCTACTATCAATGCACTCCGTCTTGTTCATCCAGCTTATGCTTGGATTGATCCTCTGCTCGAGGAAAATTCTCTTAATGAGTGCTATCCTAGCAAAAAAGCCAAAAAAACAGAGGATCAACAAT TTGGCAGTGATATTCAGCCCCAAAGGCCGAACTTCTACATTGACGTTGAGAAAGTTGAAAATGAGTTTGTGTTAACTTCAGCGCAATATTTGCTGTCATTAGTCGATGTCAAATGGATATTCAGTG gaaCAGATTATGCTCCGTCAGATTTGGTTGATCTCTTGGTTCAATCAAATATATATGATATGGCATTTACAGTCCTTCTAAGATTCTGGACTGGTTCTGGGTTGAAGAG GGAATTTGAAAAAATTTTCTCTGCTATGTCTTTAAAATGCTGTCCAAATACGTCAGGCTTCTCATCTGCTGG AAATGATTTGAAGAATCGTGGTCTTTTATTGACATCCTCGAATGAAGATGTGGTTGTTCATGGTTCACCTGATATAGGCTTTATGTCTCATCAGTTTGGAGCAACTATGCAATGGGAAACTCTTGAACTTTATCTT GAAAAATATAAGGCCTTTCATGCTGGATTGCCAGTAACTGTTGCTGAAACACTTCTTCGTACAGATCCTTGGATTGAGTTACCACTGTGGCTAGTACATATGTTCAAG GATTTTAGAAGGGAAAGGACCTGGGGGATGACTGGCCAAGAATCAAACCCTGCATCTTTGTTGCGGCTGTATGTTAATTATGGACGATTTATGGATGCTACAAATTTATTGCTAGAGTATATGGAATCATTTGCATCAGTG